One Erythrobacter sp. SDW2 genomic region harbors:
- a CDS encoding response regulator transcription factor, producing the protein MARILIADDDVILTEMLRFRLEALRHEVIIAPDGMAAIEALEKEPVDLVVLDSMMPVVAGPEVLARIKSDPATAQIPVVMLTARKSESDVLAALKGGVDEYLTKPFIPQELLFRIAKLLGR; encoded by the coding sequence GTGGCTCGGATTCTCATTGCTGACGATGATGTCATTCTGACGGAAATGCTCCGCTTCAGGCTCGAAGCGCTGCGGCATGAAGTCATCATCGCGCCCGATGGAATGGCCGCTATCGAGGCCCTGGAAAAGGAACCGGTCGATCTCGTGGTCCTCGATTCCATGATGCCCGTGGTCGCAGGTCCGGAGGTGCTCGCCCGGATCAAATCCGATCCGGCCACAGCGCAAATCCCGGTTGTGATGTTGACCGCCCGCAAGAGCGAAAGCGATGTTCTCGCCGCGCTGAAGGGGGGTGTGGACGAGTATCTCACCAAACCCTTCATCCCGCAGGAACTGCTGTTTCGCATAGCCAAGTTGCTCGGGCGATGA
- a CDS encoding ATP-binding protein has protein sequence MLAAGYGLLAYASIQLTISSGRIAAFWIGNAVLIGLLLGSNLRSRVIVVVLCSVVSIGVNLAVGDVWPVAIGLSLANAVEIMAVLYLLDRLVGSDSNFGSLRDIGLLVIVSVIAPVVPGIGVTALLHGFTDAEPLSTLVRWMAAHSLAIPIFGSMALIIRREAKQPSLTGLWTSKRWLAVLLALAVAVPAIFAQSTYPFLFLAAPVVVLAAFMTGKLGTAIVVAVFALAASIATLLGSGPITLVQGGTREEVVAMQAFLASCLAIGLPVATTLANRSEIRKELKESRDFVSSILEGISEAVFRVDREWRWTYLNRRWTEITGESAEDQIGRLAFGTIAAEDTADFAAFKAEVENSPSGHRRCLLDLVTDGGETVHLEVDIVGQFDAAGAFVGAIGTASDVTEALRQQKELAHSREQLALLADNATDAVLRLDLNGICRYASPSSRDVFGIDPRLFVGNQFITGFHPDDERRVEEQFALLRSGEIDRARLSFRSASLVEAGTYNWLEANCGLLRDPFTGEPREIIASLRNVNETKRLEAQLVEAKEAAEVAAAAKSTFLANMSHEIRTPMNGVIGFTEVALAGELDPDQRHNLEMIAESGRAMLRLLNDLLDFAKIESGQMTIAPEATDLRHKLKSAIRLMEPVAAQKGLLLSLEVDPDVPDWVELDALRLRQIVLNLVGNALKFTDHGAVMVRASADNHGKELAISVADTGIGIDGDKIQHIFGMFTQADDTIARRYGGTGLGLPICAQLATMMGGTLTAASKPGSGSTFTLTLPLTACDPPAEAPTTRVGDPATFIPGTGRILVAEDNAINQELTTTMLAKAGYEAEVVADGQAAVDLILERRAAGQGFDAVLMDMQMPRMDGLQATRAVRLAGIDERELPILALTANAYAEDIAACRAAGMQGHIAKPLRMRDLTAKLSAWLGQPTKLDPDTVEQEQDPRLIAMFAERKHHALTLIERSLGAIDLDDEARLELASALHQIAGVAAFFGESELGEDCLEAETAIETGEAGKVRKLLGLLRDRLAK, from the coding sequence TTGCTGGCAGCAGGATACGGACTGCTGGCCTACGCCTCGATCCAGTTAACGATCTCTTCCGGTCGAATTGCCGCGTTCTGGATCGGCAACGCTGTCCTCATCGGCCTGCTGCTTGGAAGCAACCTCCGGTCCAGGGTAATCGTTGTCGTGCTGTGCTCCGTCGTCAGCATCGGGGTTAACCTGGCTGTTGGCGACGTCTGGCCGGTAGCGATTGGGTTGAGCTTGGCCAACGCCGTGGAAATCATGGCCGTGCTTTACCTGCTTGACCGGCTCGTGGGTTCCGACAGCAATTTCGGCTCGCTCAGGGACATCGGACTGCTCGTCATCGTGAGCGTCATTGCGCCGGTGGTGCCCGGGATCGGAGTGACTGCTCTGTTGCACGGCTTCACGGATGCGGAACCTTTGTCGACACTGGTCCGGTGGATGGCTGCCCACAGCCTCGCCATTCCGATTTTCGGCTCCATGGCACTGATCATCAGGAGAGAGGCCAAGCAACCGTCTCTCACCGGTCTGTGGACGTCGAAACGCTGGCTCGCTGTGTTGCTGGCGCTTGCCGTGGCGGTGCCGGCGATCTTTGCCCAGTCCACCTACCCCTTCCTGTTCCTGGCCGCTCCGGTGGTGGTGCTGGCCGCTTTCATGACGGGAAAGCTCGGCACCGCGATCGTGGTCGCGGTTTTCGCGCTCGCTGCTTCCATCGCGACACTGCTTGGTTCCGGTCCCATCACGCTGGTGCAGGGCGGCACCCGCGAAGAGGTTGTCGCAATGCAGGCGTTTCTTGCCTCCTGTCTCGCCATTGGCCTGCCGGTTGCCACCACTCTCGCCAACAGGTCTGAGATAAGGAAAGAACTCAAGGAGAGCCGCGATTTTGTCAGCTCCATCCTCGAAGGCATCAGCGAGGCGGTCTTTCGCGTCGACCGGGAGTGGCGCTGGACCTATCTCAACCGCCGCTGGACCGAGATCACCGGGGAAAGCGCGGAAGACCAGATCGGGCGCTTGGCCTTCGGGACGATCGCAGCGGAAGACACCGCTGACTTCGCTGCCTTCAAGGCGGAAGTCGAGAACAGTCCGTCAGGGCACCGGCGTTGCCTGCTGGACCTGGTAACCGACGGCGGCGAAACAGTCCATCTGGAGGTCGACATTGTCGGTCAGTTCGATGCGGCCGGGGCATTCGTCGGCGCCATCGGGACGGCCAGCGACGTCACAGAAGCGCTTCGCCAGCAAAAGGAACTTGCGCATAGCCGGGAACAGCTTGCCCTGCTCGCCGACAACGCAACAGATGCCGTCTTGCGGCTCGATCTGAACGGGATTTGTCGCTACGCTTCGCCTTCTTCGCGCGATGTATTCGGGATCGATCCTCGCCTGTTTGTCGGCAACCAGTTCATTACCGGCTTTCACCCCGACGACGAGAGAAGAGTTGAGGAGCAGTTTGCGCTCCTGAGGAGCGGCGAGATCGACAGAGCCCGGCTGTCGTTCCGTTCCGCCAGCCTGGTCGAGGCGGGAACCTATAACTGGCTCGAAGCGAACTGTGGCCTGTTGCGCGACCCCTTCACCGGCGAACCGCGCGAGATCATCGCGTCGCTACGCAACGTCAACGAGACGAAGCGGCTTGAGGCGCAATTGGTCGAAGCAAAAGAAGCTGCCGAGGTGGCCGCAGCGGCGAAATCCACCTTCCTTGCCAATATGAGCCATGAAATCCGCACGCCGATGAACGGTGTGATCGGCTTTACCGAAGTGGCTCTTGCCGGCGAACTCGATCCGGATCAGCGGCATAATCTTGAAATGATTGCGGAGTCTGGTCGAGCGATGCTGCGCCTGCTCAACGATCTGCTCGACTTTGCGAAGATCGAATCCGGCCAGATGACGATCGCGCCAGAAGCGACCGACCTGCGTCACAAGCTCAAGAGTGCGATCCGGCTGATGGAGCCGGTGGCCGCGCAGAAGGGACTTTTGCTTTCGCTGGAAGTGGACCCCGACGTCCCCGACTGGGTCGAGCTGGATGCACTGCGACTGCGGCAGATCGTTCTCAATCTGGTCGGCAATGCGCTCAAATTCACCGACCACGGCGCAGTGATGGTTCGTGCCAGTGCCGACAATCACGGCAAGGAGCTTGCCATCTCCGTCGCCGATACCGGGATCGGCATCGACGGAGACAAGATCCAGCACATTTTCGGCATGTTCACGCAGGCCGACGATACGATTGCCCGGCGATACGGCGGGACCGGTTTGGGCCTGCCGATTTGTGCCCAGCTCGCCACCATGATGGGAGGCACTCTCACCGCCGCAAGTAAACCGGGTTCGGGTTCGACTTTCACGCTAACCTTGCCACTGACAGCTTGCGATCCTCCCGCCGAAGCGCCCACCACAAGGGTCGGAGATCCTGCGACTTTCATTCCCGGAACCGGCCGCATTCTTGTCGCCGAGGACAATGCGATCAATCAGGAGCTTACGACGACGATGCTGGCCAAGGCGGGTTACGAGGCCGAGGTCGTTGCGGACGGCCAGGCTGCCGTAGACCTGATCCTCGAACGCCGTGCCGCGGGCCAAGGCTTCGATGCGGTGTTGATGGACATGCAGATGCCGCGAATGGACGGACTACAAGCGACCCGCGCCGTTCGTCTCGCCGGGATCGACGAGCGCGAACTGCCGATACTGGCACTGACGGCCAATGCCTATGCCGAGGACATCGCTGCGTGCCGCGCGGCAGGGATGCAGGGGCATATCGCCAAGCCCTTGCGGATGAGAGACTTGACTGCAAAGCTTAGCGCCTGGCTGGGTCAACCGACGAAGCTCGACCCTGACACCGTCGAGCAGGAACAAGACCCGCGGCTCATCGCCATGTTCGCTGAACGAAAGCACCACGCGCTCACCCTGATCGAAAGGTCACTTGGCGCTATCGACCTCGACGATGAAGCACGATTGGAATTGGCGTCGGCGCTCCACCAGATCGCTGGAGTAGCGGCATTCTTCGGAGAATCGGAACTGGGAGAGGATTGTCTCGAAGCAGAGACCGCTATCGAGACCGGAGAGGCCGGTAAGGTGAGAAAGCTACTGGGCTTACTGCGCGACCGCTTGGCAAAGTAA
- a CDS encoding HEAT repeat domain-containing protein → MDPVALIIEATAISATAIIVFFIALLYRRWRLERIEARHRVMLAAITRSYLQRVSGQPVSTEGSWPVKVKLAAVSHLHLLLRGGERDRLMQMAELDGLLEATIRQSKRIRAAQRIEAVRMLQQFGSEACIARLRQMLVKDPNATVQMEAAFALASMRALPPPRELIRILGMFDRKPTKLDQALLRACAEMYCDHLLQILDDPMPHWRRAGIVEALGWADNPDVLAVLARAAATDSPELRSAALRAAAKIGHPSVAHWVIELLDDPTPFVRVQAANCCASLGLSDAVPKLEELLGDPELWVRLRAEHALDVLVRHYPSDETFGEVA, encoded by the coding sequence ATGGATCCGGTTGCCCTCATCATCGAAGCGACCGCAATCAGTGCGACTGCGATCATCGTGTTCTTCATCGCGCTGCTCTATCGCCGCTGGCGCCTCGAACGGATCGAGGCGCGTCATCGCGTGATGCTGGCAGCAATCACGCGAAGTTATCTGCAGCGCGTTTCAGGCCAGCCGGTGTCCACCGAGGGCAGTTGGCCGGTAAAGGTGAAGCTGGCGGCCGTCAGCCACTTGCACCTCCTCTTGCGCGGGGGAGAACGCGATCGCCTCATGCAGATGGCGGAGCTCGACGGCTTGCTGGAAGCAACCATCCGCCAGTCGAAACGGATCCGGGCAGCACAGCGGATCGAAGCAGTGAGGATGCTCCAGCAGTTCGGCAGCGAGGCGTGCATTGCCCGATTGCGGCAGATGCTGGTCAAGGATCCCAATGCAACGGTGCAAATGGAAGCAGCCTTCGCATTGGCCTCGATGCGGGCATTGCCGCCGCCAAGAGAGTTGATCCGCATTCTCGGCATGTTCGATCGCAAGCCGACCAAGCTTGACCAGGCATTGCTGCGGGCATGTGCCGAAATGTATTGCGATCATCTCTTGCAAATCCTCGACGACCCGATGCCGCACTGGCGGCGGGCGGGGATCGTGGAGGCACTCGGCTGGGCCGACAATCCCGACGTCCTCGCCGTCCTTGCCCGTGCTGCCGCCACAGACAGTCCGGAACTTCGCAGCGCAGCCTTGCGCGCGGCAGCGAAGATTGGTCATCCCTCCGTCGCGCACTGGGTCATCGAGCTTCTGGACGATCCGACACCGTTCGTGAGGGTTCAGGCAGCCAATTGCTGCGCCTCGCTGGGACTGTCTGACGCCGTCCCGAAGCTGGAGGAATTGCTGGGCGATCCGGAACTGTGGGTCCGCCTGCGGGCCGAGCACGCGCTCGACGTGCTGGTCCGGCATTACCCCAGCGACGAAACATTCGGGGAAGTCGCGTGA
- a CDS encoding glycosyltransferase family 2 protein yields MNWEVVRAALADGILALALVCLAVVIARNAVSVIQLILAAWHFATRIRPGKSAAELWHRYGDLTLPVSVIAPAYNEELTIVDSVKALLALEYPHHEVIVVNDGSKDDTVGALINGFDLFECEREQIAVLQHTRVLRTFRSRKFPNLLVVDKENGRKADAVNTGIGFARTPLVCVIDADSIIEPDGLLRAAEPFMNDDGRLMAVGGTIRIANGCTIEGGALREIGVTREWVPRFQIVEYLRAFLTARVANASIDTLLLISGAFGMFRRSVLLEIGGYRHDTVGEDLEVVVRIHRYMREKGEDYAVKFVPDIVCWTEAPVNLAGLKNQRARWQQGALETLAAHRRMIFNPRYGRIGLVGMPQLVLEDVIGPPAELLGYLVVPAAALLGVLDPLIALAFLCLTVLFGTAISFGTLALEEVQLRRAPSARDLARIGAAAFIENFGFRQINLLYRVRGIRSFLKKETAWAAVPRVGFASR; encoded by the coding sequence GTGAACTGGGAAGTCGTCCGAGCAGCCCTGGCAGATGGCATCCTCGCGCTGGCGCTGGTCTGTCTGGCCGTGGTCATTGCCCGGAACGCGGTGAGCGTGATCCAGCTCATTCTCGCCGCGTGGCATTTCGCCACCCGCATCAGGCCGGGCAAGAGCGCTGCCGAGCTGTGGCACCGCTACGGCGACCTGACCCTGCCGGTCAGCGTCATTGCGCCCGCCTACAACGAGGAACTGACGATTGTCGACAGCGTCAAGGCGCTGCTTGCGCTGGAATATCCGCATCACGAGGTGATAGTCGTCAACGACGGCTCGAAGGACGATACGGTCGGGGCACTGATAAACGGTTTCGACCTGTTCGAATGCGAGCGCGAGCAGATTGCCGTGCTGCAGCATACCAGGGTGCTGCGAACATTCCGCTCGCGCAAGTTCCCCAACCTGTTGGTGGTGGACAAGGAGAACGGCCGCAAGGCCGATGCGGTCAACACCGGGATCGGCTTTGCCAGGACACCGCTCGTTTGCGTCATCGACGCGGATTCGATCATCGAACCCGACGGGCTGCTCCGTGCCGCCGAGCCCTTCATGAACGATGATGGTCGCCTGATGGCGGTCGGAGGGACAATCCGCATCGCCAATGGTTGCACGATCGAAGGCGGTGCCCTGCGCGAGATCGGCGTGACCCGCGAATGGGTGCCGCGGTTCCAGATCGTGGAATATCTGCGCGCCTTCCTGACCGCGCGCGTCGCCAATGCCAGCATCGATACGCTGCTGCTGATTTCGGGAGCATTCGGCATGTTCCGGCGGTCGGTATTGCTGGAAATCGGGGGCTATCGTCATGACACCGTAGGCGAGGATCTGGAAGTGGTGGTTCGCATTCACCGCTACATGCGCGAGAAGGGCGAAGACTACGCGGTCAAATTCGTGCCGGACATCGTTTGTTGGACCGAAGCGCCGGTCAATCTGGCCGGACTGAAGAACCAACGGGCGCGGTGGCAGCAGGGGGCGCTGGAAACATTGGCGGCCCATCGGCGGATGATTTTCAACCCGCGCTATGGCCGCATCGGCCTCGTCGGCATGCCACAGCTGGTCCTGGAGGACGTCATCGGGCCACCGGCGGAGCTGCTGGGTTATCTGGTGGTGCCCGCTGCGGCGCTGCTGGGTGTGCTCGATCCGCTCATCGCGCTTGCCTTCCTGTGCCTGACGGTCCTCTTCGGGACAGCAATCAGTTTCGGCACTCTGGCGCTCGAAGAAGTACAACTTCGTCGCGCCCCCAGCGCTCGCGACCTCGCCAGGATCGGTGCCGCAGCCTTCATCGAGAACTTCGGCTTCAGGCAGATCAACCTGCTTTACCGGGTGCGCGGTATCCGCAGCTTCCTGAAGAAGGAGACCGCATGGGCGGCGGTCCCGCGGGTCGGATTTGCCAGCCGCTGA
- a CDS encoding tetratricopeptide repeat protein gives MAQDVAAAEDIAAAQSAFASGDFDRAKVILQELLLASPKDADLWRRLAAVEAAAGDLLAAQQTIDRALQLAPDDPDVQLGRANILLWRGKLTEAQAQAAVVAQKRPDYPGLAEFAAAAAARDASRQLRIRSVSAGTTVSRADFSLAEGVTWTAQQAALGVGWGENSRATLEIEREDRGLIDTRVAGRLDFAAGPHRVFLTGSITPDADFRESWSLGTGAEVGLTDGTELLLGLRYADYRFDDVAIVRLGLRQRVTPWLSVTGETIQLFGGGEDYRLGGSLRADLSPINAPSFFIIAASYPDAEVDGTRQLRSLAAGTAIPLGDGFSLRLAGEYEDRKDSYERVGANIGLVWSFGG, from the coding sequence ATGGCACAGGACGTTGCTGCGGCAGAAGACATCGCAGCCGCCCAGTCGGCTTTCGCTTCAGGTGATTTCGATCGCGCCAAGGTAATCCTGCAGGAGCTGTTGTTGGCCTCGCCCAAGGATGCCGACCTCTGGCGCCGGTTGGCTGCGGTCGAGGCGGCCGCAGGCGATCTTCTCGCTGCCCAGCAAACAATCGACCGGGCGTTGCAGCTGGCACCGGATGACCCGGACGTCCAGCTTGGACGAGCCAATATCCTGCTGTGGCGTGGCAAACTCACGGAAGCGCAAGCCCAAGCAGCAGTGGTCGCGCAGAAACGGCCGGATTATCCCGGATTGGCTGAATTTGCCGCGGCCGCCGCGGCGCGAGACGCCTCGCGACAACTGCGCATTCGCTCTGTTTCGGCGGGCACAACCGTTTCCCGAGCCGACTTTTCCCTGGCCGAAGGGGTCACCTGGACCGCGCAGCAGGCGGCACTCGGTGTCGGTTGGGGAGAGAACAGCCGCGCGACCTTGGAAATCGAGCGCGAGGATCGCGGCCTGATCGACACGCGCGTTGCGGGGCGACTGGATTTTGCGGCGGGCCCGCACCGGGTCTTCCTGACGGGGAGTATCACCCCGGACGCCGATTTTCGCGAGAGCTGGAGCCTGGGCACCGGTGCCGAAGTTGGTCTGACCGATGGAACCGAGCTGCTTCTCGGCCTGCGCTACGCCGATTATCGCTTCGATGACGTCGCGATCGTTCGCCTCGGTCTTCGACAGCGAGTGACACCTTGGCTGTCCGTTACCGGGGAGACGATCCAACTGTTTGGCGGCGGTGAAGATTACCGCTTGGGCGGCTCCCTGCGTGCCGACCTGTCGCCGATCAACGCACCTTCGTTTTTCATCATTGCGGCAAGCTATCCCGATGCCGAAGTTGACGGCACCCGCCAGTTGCGCTCGCTCGCTGCAGGGACCGCAATCCCGCTCGGCGACGGATTCTCGCTTCGGTTGGCAGGGGAATACGAGGACCGCAAGGACAGCTACGAACGGGTCGGTGCCAACATCGGACTTGTCTGGTCGTTCGGTGGCTGA